A stretch of DNA from Saccharomyces eubayanus strain FM1318 chromosome IX, whole genome shotgun sequence:
agaatTATATGAAAATCCGgctcaaaaagaaagtatcAGGtctaatgaaaaattagaaattaaaaacaaTACGAAAGAAGACTTACAGGAGGGAAAGCCTTCTTCTCCTGGAACGGTTACTCTAGCCGTCGACTCAAAGGTTTCTTCACAACTAAAGAGTGAAGCGGAAAATACTCCAGCAGTTGACTCGCAGGTTTCTTCACAACTAGAGATTGAACCAGAAAATACTCCAGAGGTCGGCTTGAAGGTTTCTTCACAACTGAAGAGTGGACCGGAGAATACTCCAGTGGTTCCACAAAGTAGACCAAAGAAGGATCTCGATTCAGATGTGAAGAAGGAAGAGTCATCAAACCAGGAAAATGAACCCTTTCCAGAAGAGCAGGACACAACTGAGGATGATATTGAAGCAAAAGATACAAGCCCCAAAGTCCCTGTTGAAAGGCCCAGAAAACGTGCCCCACCTCCAGTCCCCAAGAAACCTTCTTCAAGGATTGCAGCCTTTCAAGAAATGTTACaaaagcaacaacaacaagattTACGAAACAACGAACCTTCACTATCTTCCATCAGTTCACCGGATACCGCGAAGCAAGAATCGAATCCTTCTGCCGCTGGAAACACAGTAAAGGCTGATTTTACAAACAAATTGAATGGGCTGTTTGCGCTCCCTGGTATGGTAAACCCCGGCCAGCTTCCAGCTTCTCTAGGAAAAAAGTTGTCCTCACCTAGCACTGAATCCACAGGAGAGCAACATGAACAACCACAGGCAAGGAGCACACCTTTAAGTAACACTAGGAGAGCCAGAGGGCCTCGTGGACGTAAATTACCTTCTAAAGTTGCCGCTGTGGAGaaggttgaagaaaacggTAATAAAAACGGTATAGAAATCTTCAACATTTGGCATGTTTACTCTATCCCCTCTAAACAAGAGAGTTCTGGAGATATTATTCCGGATAAGGAATCAGAAGTTTTTCCAAAGGAGcaaccaaaaaataccTCGGATATGAAGCCAGGAAACACTCCAAGGGCGGAAATAGAACACTCGCCGAACGAGACAGTGAATGCTATTCATCCCATCGATCTGgaggaagagaaagagCTTACTGCCAATGTTGAACCAATACCTCTTTCTCCGTTGCCGCAGGCGTCCACCGTGCGTAAGAACGAAGGTGGAAGGGAAGAATCGTTGTCCCCAGCGGAGGYTATTGCCAGTAGAGACCA
This window harbors:
- the AIM21 gene encoding Aim21p, which produces MSSDDIPKIPSRPSRKKTVELTPLPGKEAEGMKTNSEPPTPTKGPAVPKQRPILKAKTMTSFESEAVADSLPHMPSQRPIRRSTTEELNNVMNNTSKELEEIESFISRHNVHKKKSTTTTRGGDAEMSAVPKDQQRRPLLSDSDSFTPDPSPRETNKQENSSVDEGAEPSLNLASSSSDEITKTSNSETRTRQQDVRAASDDNINVGGELSKNTTPEDITPPLDVGRDLKEGNNTAPVSAGTTRSGDEAGNATELPEPRSEGLEKHEEEQEKELYENPAQKESIRSNEKLEIKNNTKEDLQEGKPSSPGTVTLAVDSKVSSQLKSEAENTPAVDSQVSSQLEIEPENTPEVGLKVSSQLKSGPENTPVVPQSRPKKDLDSDVKKEESSNQENEPFPEEQDTTEDDIEAKDTSPKVPVERPRKRAPPPVPKKPSSRIAAFQEMLQKQQQQDLRNNEPSLSSISSPDTAKQESNPSAAGNTVKADFTNKLNGLFALPGMVNPGQLPASLGKKLSSPSTESTGEQHEQPQARSTPLSNTRRARGPRGRKLPSKVAAVEKVEENGNKNGIEIFNIWHVYSIPSKQESSGDIIPDKESEVFPKEQPKNTSDMKPGNTPRAEIEHSPNETVNAIHPIDLEEEKELTANVEPIPLSPLPQASTVRKNEGGREESLSPAEXIASRDQDDVTEILEQQMEGLMESEMEAELSGGYEDIDSALHSNDTSAPSTLEPTI